A window of the Haloarcula rubripromontorii genome harbors these coding sequences:
- a CDS encoding chemotaxis protein CheW: protein MAAQSATTGQVLEFQLGSETYCVSIDYVTEIVDIGELTSVPNAPPHVRGVMDLRGRTTSIVDPKVVFGIEDEGAEKRIIVFDPEIVEEQGAAGWLVDEVYQVVQVTPEQVDRSPANDAGSIRGVIKRDDSFVIWVDPAIVHAGD, encoded by the coding sequence ATGGCAGCACAGTCAGCCACCACCGGCCAGGTACTCGAGTTCCAGCTCGGCTCGGAAACGTACTGCGTGAGTATCGACTACGTGACTGAGATCGTCGACATCGGCGAACTCACGTCTGTCCCGAACGCCCCGCCACACGTCCGTGGTGTCATGGACCTTCGCGGGCGCACGACATCGATTGTTGACCCGAAGGTCGTCTTCGGCATCGAGGACGAGGGCGCGGAGAAGCGTATCATCGTTTTTGACCCGGAAATCGTCGAAGAGCAGGGCGCGGCCGGCTGGCTCGTCGACGAAGTGTATCAGGTAGTGCAGGTCACTCCGGAACAGGTCGACCGGTCCCCCGCGAACGACGCAGGCTCGATTCGCGGCGTCATCAAGCGAGATGACAGTTTTGTTATCTGGGTGGACCCCGCCATCGTCCACGCTGGTGACTGA
- the cheA gene encoding chemotaxis protein CheA gives MDDQYLDAFIRESEEAITELNNSLLELESDPSNTEAMDSIFRTAHTLKGNFGAMGFDNAANLAHAMEDLLDEMRQGEMEVTPDLMDLVFAGVDQIEVIVGEIEEHGESETETDEMVDELRAVLEEGAAAAGGTETGDDGDSSDSDESLTTDASVSDVEVDGDAVDEQVLQAEISVGDSDMLGVDSMLAVESIEGRFDILDSSPSRADIEDGEFEDTFVLYLDGPDAATVDAELGTTGKVDSFDVTDVTDELISGGDADTSSDTGSDASADPDPGAEEEHSVDEIKSVRVDVDQLDDLHGLVEQLVTSRIKLRRGVEQNNLDSTSETLNELDKITANLQNTVMDMRLIPLKKVVGKFPRLVRDLARELDKDIEFDIEGEDIELDRTILTEISDPLMHILRNAVDHGIEPPEEREQAGKPRTGHITLRASRERDHVIIEVEDDGAGLDVDGIREKAIEKGVRSPEELDAMDDSAVYDLVFHPGFSTADEVTDTSGRGVGMDVVHDTVSQLDGSVSVDSEPGEGTTVSLRLPVTMAIVKVLFVKVGDEEYGVPIKNVDEITGTEEAKQVNGQEVIKHNDEIYPVIHLDDTFDIEGETANGDGMLVRIRESERQVALHCDSVNSQEEVVVKPLEGILSGTPGLSGTAVLGDGNIVHILDVVTL, from the coding sequence ATGGACGACCAGTATCTAGACGCATTCATCCGTGAAAGTGAAGAAGCGATTACCGAACTCAACAACTCACTGCTCGAACTCGAATCCGACCCCTCCAACACGGAGGCGATGGATTCGATCTTCCGGACAGCCCACACGTTGAAGGGCAATTTCGGAGCGATGGGCTTTGACAACGCGGCGAACCTCGCGCACGCGATGGAAGATTTGCTCGACGAGATGCGCCAGGGCGAGATGGAGGTCACGCCGGACCTGATGGACCTTGTCTTCGCCGGCGTCGACCAGATAGAGGTCATCGTCGGGGAGATCGAAGAACACGGCGAATCGGAGACGGAGACCGACGAGATGGTCGACGAACTCCGCGCCGTCCTCGAAGAGGGGGCCGCCGCCGCGGGCGGCACGGAAACGGGAGACGACGGCGACTCGTCGGACAGCGACGAGTCGCTCACCACGGATGCGAGCGTCAGCGATGTCGAGGTCGATGGCGATGCCGTCGACGAGCAGGTCCTGCAGGCCGAAATCAGCGTCGGAGACTCGGATATGCTCGGCGTCGATTCGATGCTGGCCGTCGAATCCATCGAGGGGCGGTTCGACATTCTCGATTCAAGTCCGAGCCGCGCCGATATCGAGGACGGCGAATTCGAGGACACGTTTGTTCTGTATCTCGACGGCCCCGACGCGGCGACTGTCGACGCCGAACTCGGGACGACCGGGAAGGTCGACAGCTTCGACGTGACCGACGTGACCGACGAGCTGATAAGCGGGGGAGACGCCGACACCAGCAGCGATACCGGTTCGGACGCGAGCGCGGACCCCGACCCGGGGGCCGAAGAGGAACACAGCGTCGACGAAATCAAGTCCGTCCGGGTCGACGTCGACCAGCTCGACGACCTCCACGGGCTCGTCGAGCAACTGGTCACAAGCCGGATCAAACTCCGGCGCGGTGTCGAGCAGAACAACCTCGACTCGACCAGCGAGACGCTGAACGAACTGGACAAAATAACGGCGAACCTCCAGAACACGGTGATGGACATGCGGCTCATCCCGTTGAAGAAAGTCGTCGGGAAGTTCCCGCGGCTCGTCCGGGACCTCGCACGCGAACTCGACAAGGACATCGAGTTCGACATCGAGGGCGAGGACATCGAACTCGACCGGACCATCCTCACCGAGATCTCGGACCCGCTGATGCACATCCTTCGCAACGCCGTCGACCACGGCATCGAACCGCCCGAGGAGCGCGAACAGGCGGGCAAACCGCGGACCGGCCACATCACGCTCCGGGCATCCCGTGAGCGCGACCACGTCATCATCGAAGTCGAAGACGACGGGGCCGGACTTGACGTGGACGGCATCAGAGAGAAAGCCATCGAGAAAGGCGTCCGCTCGCCAGAGGAACTGGACGCGATGGACGACTCCGCGGTGTATGACCTCGTGTTCCACCCCGGTTTCTCGACGGCCGACGAAGTGACCGATACCAGCGGACGCGGCGTCGGAATGGACGTCGTCCACGACACGGTCTCCCAGCTCGACGGGTCAGTCAGCGTCGACTCCGAACCGGGCGAGGGTACGACCGTCTCACTGCGCCTGCCGGTGACGATGGCTATCGTCAAGGTGCTGTTCGTCAAGGTCGGCGACGAGGAGTACGGTGTCCCCATCAAGAACGTCGACGAGATTACGGGGACGGAGGAGGCGAAACAGGTCAACGGACAGGAGGTCATCAAGCACAACGACGAGATCTACCCGGTCATCCACCTCGACGACACCTTCGACATCGAGGGCGAGACGGCCAACGGCGACGGGATGCTCGTCCGCATCCGCGAATCCGAGCGGCAGGTCGCGCTTCACTGTGACTCTGTCAACAGTCAGGAAGAGGTCGTCGTCAAGCCGCTTGAGGGCATCCTCTCGGGCACGCCCGGCCTCTCGGGCACGGCCGTTCTCGGCGACGGGAACATCGTCCACATCCTCGACGTGGTGACGCTATGA
- the cheB gene encoding chemotaxis-specific protein-glutamate methyltransferase CheB, whose product MADGVRAVVADDSHFMRSVISDILSDGGIDVVAQARDGEEAVSAVIEHKPDVVTMDVEMPVMNGIEATERIMAESPTPVLMLSAHTDENADVTFEALDKGAVDFFTKPGGEVSMEMSRLKDQLVEMVSSVAAVDVGATRSRGGTSSDSGPAATTAGGSAADRRETGGSSGQTAYVSNPTLVIGSSTGGPKMVEKVMQTLPIEADLRVLIIQHMPEGFTGRFAERINTRSDYEVREATDGARIGGGEGLVAAGDQHMEVKNYRNGRLRTKLTQDDPVNSVRPAVDVTMRTAAETIDDPLVGLILTGMGEDGADGIRRIKQAGGKTIAQDEATSAVYGMPKRAVETGCVDTVLPIDDIADGIIDTITTEVT is encoded by the coding sequence ATGGCAGATGGTGTCCGCGCCGTGGTCGCAGACGACTCTCACTTCATGCGGAGTGTCATCTCTGATATCCTCAGTGATGGCGGTATCGACGTTGTCGCGCAGGCGCGTGACGGCGAGGAGGCTGTGTCAGCCGTTATCGAACACAAGCCGGACGTCGTGACAATGGACGTCGAGATGCCGGTAATGAACGGCATCGAAGCCACGGAGCGCATCATGGCGGAGTCTCCGACACCGGTGTTGATGCTGTCGGCCCACACCGACGAAAACGCCGACGTGACGTTCGAAGCGCTCGATAAGGGCGCGGTCGACTTCTTCACCAAGCCGGGTGGTGAGGTGTCGATGGAGATGTCACGCCTGAAAGACCAGCTGGTCGAGATGGTCAGCTCCGTCGCGGCGGTCGACGTTGGCGCGACGCGCAGCCGCGGCGGGACAAGTAGCGACAGCGGGCCAGCAGCGACAACAGCCGGCGGTTCGGCCGCTGACCGGAGAGAAACCGGGGGTTCGTCAGGTCAGACGGCCTACGTTTCGAACCCGACGCTCGTTATCGGCTCCTCGACTGGCGGCCCGAAGATGGTAGAAAAAGTAATGCAGACCCTCCCTATCGAGGCAGACCTCCGGGTGCTCATCATCCAACATATGCCGGAGGGGTTCACCGGCCGGTTCGCCGAGCGGATCAACACGCGAAGCGATTACGAGGTCCGGGAGGCCACCGATGGGGCGCGCATCGGCGGCGGTGAGGGCCTCGTCGCCGCCGGTGACCAGCACATGGAGGTCAAGAACTACCGGAACGGGCGACTGCGGACAAAGCTGACACAGGACGACCCGGTCAACAGCGTCCGTCCGGCCGTCGACGTGACGATGCGAACGGCCGCAGAGACGATCGACGACCCGCTCGTCGGGCTCATCCTCACCGGGATGGGCGAGGACGGCGCGGACGGGATTCGGCGGATCAAGCAGGCCGGTGGCAAGACTATCGCACAGGACGAAGCCACGTCCGCGGTGTACGGCATGCCAAAGCGCGCCGTCGAGACGGGCTGTGTGGACACTGTCTTGCCTATCGACGACATTGCGGACGGCATTATCGACACGATTACCACTGAGGTGACCTGA
- a CDS encoding RAD55 family ATPase codes for MIEQTKTGIEGLDDILNGGIVKNSTTLVSGNPGAGKSILCLQYIYNGIEKYDEKGIYLSFEEDESDLREAAESLGFENWQDHVDNGDIKVYDKQVLLRENDFTSSLDILLEELEDGDYDRLVLDSLAMFELFFENEKEKRTYLLKFTDILSDSGLTTLMTNEQGAVFPDTEIGLENYLTDGNIYLIQTPTDTGVNRYVWVAKMRKQNIETDIYPMEIDRGGIDVHQNASAFSMMSEEESPI; via the coding sequence ATGATTGAGCAAACCAAAACGGGGATCGAGGGCCTCGACGACATTCTGAACGGCGGTATTGTGAAGAACTCGACAACACTGGTGAGCGGTAACCCCGGCGCCGGGAAATCGATCCTCTGTCTCCAGTACATCTACAACGGCATCGAAAAGTACGACGAAAAAGGTATCTACCTCTCTTTCGAGGAGGATGAGTCGGACCTCCGAGAGGCCGCCGAATCCCTCGGCTTCGAAAACTGGCAGGACCACGTCGACAACGGCGATATCAAGGTGTACGACAAGCAGGTTCTCTTGCGCGAGAACGACTTCACGTCCTCGCTGGATATTCTACTGGAAGAACTCGAAGACGGCGACTACGACCGGCTGGTGCTTGATTCGCTTGCCATGTTCGAACTGTTCTTCGAAAACGAGAAGGAAAAACGGACCTACCTCCTGAAATTCACCGACATTCTCAGTGACAGCGGCCTCACGACGCTGATGACCAACGAACAGGGGGCCGTTTTCCCGGACACCGAAATCGGGCTGGAGAACTATCTGACTGACGGCAACATCTATCTCATCCAGACGCCGACCGACACCGGCGTGAACAGATACGTCTGGGTCGCCAAGATGCGAAAGCAGAACATCGAGACCGACATCTATCCGATGGAGATCGACCGCGGCGGCATCGATGTCCACCAGAACGCCAGCGCCTTCTCGATGA
- a CDS encoding HEAT repeat domain-containing protein → MSLYELERDGKAQELIRLLRESDNERVKTRAAELLGNFDAHDDRRDVVNALVDAAQSDSDAITGAAIDSLDELGGDAITQLIGSMAGVDLEDDAADWVKAKAYMQVLDADVPELRMAAANGLGNLDQADAVPKLAERFEDPDPRVRARAARSAGKIGDSRATTPLESVLSDPKAGVRREAADALGNIGNRQALQALLPLYEDDDERVRRIAVGAFGNFGNDRPVDYLIEALSDDSAAVRRTAVYSLIELLSNVPTEQSHEIRDTVVEKLSNTDDRSVVVPLVEILEESTQAAQRRNTAWMLGRVTSQEERDRVIESLVDSLSDDDQMLRQFAATSLAELGGDDNMVERRLLKIVQDDDVDPEVRGQAIFTLGKVGGERSRKTLDKLIDETEHDVVRKKAFSAISKLGGRG, encoded by the coding sequence ATGAGCCTCTACGAACTGGAACGAGACGGCAAGGCACAGGAACTCATCCGCCTCCTCAGGGAGAGCGACAACGAGCGAGTCAAGACCCGTGCCGCGGAGCTACTGGGAAACTTCGACGCCCACGACGACCGGCGCGACGTGGTCAACGCACTCGTGGACGCGGCCCAGAGCGACAGCGACGCGATCACCGGCGCGGCTATCGACTCGCTTGACGAACTCGGTGGCGACGCAATCACACAGCTTATCGGGAGTATGGCCGGCGTCGACCTCGAAGACGACGCCGCTGACTGGGTGAAGGCGAAGGCGTACATGCAGGTCCTCGACGCCGACGTACCGGAACTCCGGATGGCAGCAGCGAACGGCCTCGGCAACCTCGACCAGGCCGACGCGGTCCCGAAGCTCGCCGAGCGCTTCGAGGACCCTGACCCGAGAGTACGGGCACGAGCGGCCCGGTCAGCCGGAAAGATCGGCGACTCGCGGGCGACGACACCGCTTGAGTCGGTCCTGTCGGACCCGAAGGCCGGCGTCAGGCGCGAGGCTGCCGACGCGCTGGGCAACATCGGGAATCGACAGGCGCTCCAGGCGCTGTTGCCGCTGTACGAGGACGACGACGAGCGGGTCCGGCGCATCGCCGTCGGCGCGTTCGGGAACTTCGGCAACGACCGACCGGTCGACTATCTCATCGAAGCCCTCTCGGACGACTCGGCCGCCGTCCGGCGGACGGCCGTCTACTCGCTCATCGAACTGCTGTCGAACGTTCCGACCGAACAGAGCCACGAGATACGGGATACCGTCGTCGAGAAGCTCTCGAACACGGACGACCGGAGCGTCGTCGTCCCGCTGGTCGAGATTCTCGAAGAGAGCACGCAGGCAGCCCAGCGTCGCAACACCGCATGGATGCTCGGTCGAGTCACCAGTCAGGAGGAGCGGGACCGGGTCATCGAGTCGCTCGTCGATTCGCTCAGCGACGACGACCAGATGCTCCGGCAGTTCGCCGCCACGAGCCTCGCCGAACTCGGCGGCGACGACAACATGGTGGAGCGGCGGCTGCTCAAAATCGTGCAGGACGACGATGTCGACCCCGAGGTCCGTGGACAGGCCATCTTCACACTCGGAAAAGTCGGAGGCGAGCGCTCCCGGAAAACGCTCGATAAACTCATCGACGAAACTGAACACGACGTAGTCCGGAAGAAGGCCTTCTCGGCCATCTCGAAGCTCGGTGGCCGCGGATGA
- a CDS encoding CheR family methyltransferase, which yields MNKGSERTFNDLVEFIGEEMDFESGFYNDSYLDRRITARMRRTDTEDYQSYQRLLERDDGEREELLDSLSINVTGFFRNPDAWERLRPVLRELTDDNRRVRLWSAPSADGREPYSAAMLALDDPDIDARKIEITATDINADILEEARTGTYTTSQTTDIADELEPLDDFTKYIEQDGNTFQIRDRVKEMVTFEQHDLIRGDPKRDFDLVFCRNLLIYIDSEFKVPIFETIRGSLREGGYLMIGMTETLPAECRDSFEAVDKRHRIYRRV from the coding sequence ATGAACAAAGGCAGCGAACGGACCTTCAACGATCTCGTTGAGTTCATCGGCGAAGAGATGGACTTCGAGTCGGGCTTTTACAACGACTCGTATCTCGACCGCCGCATCACCGCGCGGATGCGTCGGACCGACACCGAGGACTACCAGTCCTACCAGCGACTGCTGGAACGCGACGACGGCGAGCGCGAGGAACTGCTCGATTCGCTGTCGATCAACGTCACCGGCTTCTTCCGGAACCCGGACGCGTGGGAGCGACTGCGGCCGGTCCTCCGAGAGCTTACGGACGACAACCGTCGCGTCAGACTCTGGTCGGCCCCGAGCGCCGACGGCCGGGAGCCGTACTCGGCGGCGATGCTGGCACTCGACGATCCAGACATCGACGCCCGCAAGATCGAGATCACAGCGACAGACATCAACGCCGACATCCTCGAAGAGGCCCGCACCGGGACCTACACGACCTCCCAGACAACTGATATCGCTGATGAACTGGAACCACTGGACGATTTCACGAAGTACATCGAGCAGGACGGCAACACGTTCCAGATTCGGGACCGCGTCAAAGAGATGGTCACGTTCGAGCAACACGACCTCATCCGGGGCGACCCCAAGCGCGATTTCGATCTGGTGTTCTGCCGGAACCTCCTCATCTACATCGATTCGGAGTTCAAGGTCCCCATCTTCGAGACGATCCGCGGGTCGCTTCGCGAGGGCGGCTACCTCATGATCGGCATGACCGAAACGCTGCCCGCGGAGTGCCGGGATTCATTCGAAGCGGTCGATAAGCGACACCGCATCTACCGGCGTGTGTAG